A stretch of the Phyllopteryx taeniolatus isolate TA_2022b chromosome 5, UOR_Ptae_1.2, whole genome shotgun sequence genome encodes the following:
- the LOC133478420 gene encoding transient receptor potential cation channel subfamily M member 1-like isoform X1, whose product MDSKGPSGTFKRSSLKRSTSGSQKAQRVWIERTFLKRECIHIFPTKDTTRCSCGQLTTQHVAIPPGANSLEEAHQLVQIDTPRDKWSVIKHTRTYPTDSFGVIEFQGGGFINKAMYIRVSYDTKPDNLLHLMVKDWQLELPTLLISVHGGLQNFDLQPKLKQVFGKGLIKAAVTTGAWIFTGGVNTGVIRHVGDALKDHSSKSRGKVCAIGIAPWGILQNKEDLIGKDVTRPYQTMANPLSKLAVLNNSHSHFILTDNGTCGKYGSEVKLRRLLEKHISLQKINTRLGQGVPLVCLIVEGGPNIISIALESLRDEPPIPVVVCDGSGRASDIISFAHKFSEDGGLVNDDVRDQLLVTIQKTFNYTKSQSQQILLMVMECMKKRELVSKGNNC is encoded by the exons ATGGACTCCAAGGGCCCCAGCGGCACCTTCAAGAGGTCCTCCCTCAAACGCAGCACGTCTGGCTCTCAGAAG GCACAGCGGGTTTGGATTGAAAGGACGTTTCTGAAAAGAGAATGCATTCACATCTTTCCCACTAAGGACACCACCAG ATGTTCGTGCGGTCAGCTGACAACGCAACACGTGGCCATCCCACCCGGCGCCAACTCCCTGGAGGAGGCCCACCAGCTCGTGCAGATCGACACCCCCAGAGACAAATGGAGCGTGATCAAGCACACCAGGACCTACCCGACGGATTCTTTCGGCGTGATTGAGTTCCAGGGTGGAGGTTTCATCAACAAGGCCATG TACATCCGAGTCTCCTATGACACCAAACCTGACAACCTGCTGCATCTGATGGTGAAGGACTGGCAGCTGGAGCTGCCCACGTTACTCATCTCCGTGCACGGAGGCCTCCAAAACTTCGACCTCCAGCCCAAACTCAAGCAGGTTTTTGGCAAAGGCCTGATTAAAGCGGCCGTCACCACGGGCGCTTGGATCTTCACAGGCGGAGTCAACACAG GTGTGATCCGTCATGTGGGAGATGCCTTAAAGGACCATTCCTCCAAGTCACGGGGGAAAGTGTGCGCAATAGGAATCGCCCCGTGGGGCATCCTGCAGAACAAAGAGGACCTCATTGGGAAAGAT GTGACCAGACCCTACCAGACGATGGCCAACCCGCTAAGCAAGCTGGCTGTGCTCAACAACAGCCACTCGCATTTCATCCTGACCGACAACGGCACCTGCGGCAAGTACGGCTCTGAGGTCAAACTGCGGCGCCTGCTGGAGAAGCACATCTCGCTGCAGAAGATCAACACCC GTCTGGGCCAGGGTGTCCCACTGGTGTGTTTGATAGTGGAAGGAGGTCCGAACATTATCTCCATCGCACTGGAGAGTCTGCGAGATGAGCCTCCGATTCCGGTGGTGGTGTGCGATGGCAGCGGCCGCGCCTCTGACATCATTTCTTTTGCGCACAAGTTCTCAGAGGACGGAGG GCTTGTCAACGACGACGTGCGAGACCAACTCCTGGTGACCATTCAGAAGACGTTCAACTACACCAAAAGCCAGTCGCAGCAAATCCTCCTCATGGTGATGGAGTGCATGAAGAAGAGGGAACTGGTAAGTAAGGGAAATAACTGTTAA